In bacterium YEK0313, one genomic interval encodes:
- a CDS encoding hypothetical protein (Leu/Ile/Val-binding protein homolog 3 precursor) → MTLNRRQAAALLSGALGGLAARGTAHAQAGGTIRIGVIQPMSGPTAAYGQETQPVVEYLVGKINAAGGIRSLGGAKLEIVLADSTGQPARAAAEALRLVAQENVALLTGFVLTSEALAIGPVLDAHACPMVTFMASESASPFLFSLGLHNDRGYVQSMKGFIDFLGARRGRKLGTIVTASSNYEAGQKFTRLASERLKEAGYTIAGDVPLDTRAQDHTAALLKIRALKPDAVIGFNTQGDIVKLHRARYDTQYRGAVFIGSTGAADPSLWHELGRDIAGQVLTRDYYSLALFAPGLPGPTNAFIDDVVRHARLKRSFGQFSMFAAQSILVLKEALEAAGSAERPRIAEAIRAINLPFGHPSMIMPRQNGLAFAEDRLPRDSSALMVEWTGDAALKVVYPEAFVKAS, encoded by the coding sequence ATGACGCTCAATCGCAGGCAGGCCGCGGCGCTTCTGTCCGGCGCCCTCGGCGGCCTTGCCGCCCGCGGCACGGCGCATGCGCAAGCCGGCGGGACCATCCGCATCGGCGTCATCCAGCCGATGTCCGGCCCGACCGCCGCCTATGGCCAGGAAACCCAGCCGGTGGTCGAATATCTGGTCGGCAAGATCAATGCGGCCGGCGGCATCAGGAGCCTCGGCGGAGCCAAGTTGGAGATCGTCCTGGCCGATTCCACCGGCCAGCCGGCCCGCGCCGCCGCCGAGGCGCTGCGGCTCGTCGCCCAGGAGAACGTCGCCCTGCTCACCGGCTTCGTGCTGACCTCCGAGGCGCTCGCCATCGGTCCGGTACTCGATGCCCATGCCTGTCCGATGGTCACCTTCATGGCCTCGGAAAGCGCCTCCCCCTTCCTGTTCTCGCTCGGCCTGCACAATGACCGCGGCTACGTCCAGTCGATGAAGGGCTTCATCGACTTCCTGGGCGCCAGGCGCGGCCGCAAGCTCGGCACCATCGTCACCGCCTCGTCGAACTACGAGGCCGGCCAGAAGTTCACCCGGCTCGCCAGCGAGCGGCTGAAGGAGGCCGGCTATACGATCGCCGGCGACGTGCCGCTCGACACCAGGGCACAGGACCATACTGCCGCGCTCCTCAAGATCCGGGCGCTGAAGCCCGACGCCGTGATCGGCTTCAACACCCAGGGCGACATCGTCAAGCTGCACCGGGCGCGCTACGATACGCAGTATCGCGGCGCCGTGTTCATCGGCAGCACCGGCGCGGCCGACCCCTCGCTCTGGCACGAGCTCGGCCGCGACATTGCCGGCCAGGTGCTGACCCGCGACTATTACAGCCTCGCTTTGTTCGCGCCCGGCCTGCCCGGCCCGACCAATGCCTTCATCGACGACGTCGTGCGCCATGCCCGTCTGAAGCGCTCCTTCGGCCAGTTCTCCATGTTCGCGGCGCAGTCGATCCTCGTCCTCAAGGAGGCGCTGGAAGCGGCCGGCTCGGCCGAGCGCCCGCGCATCGCGGAAGCGATCCGCGCCATCAACCTGCCGTTCGGCCATCCCTCCATGATCATGCCGCGGCAGAACGGCCTCGCCTTCGCCGAGGACCGGCTGCCCCGCGACTCCTCCGCCCTCATGGTCGAATGGACAGGCGACGCGGCGCTCAAGGTGGTCTATCCCGAGGCGTTCGTGAAGGCGAGCTGA
- the tcyC gene encoding L-cystine import ATP-binding protein TcyC, with product MAMIELVDVRKSFGQNHVVRGFTARVEKGEVVCIIGPSGSGKSTILRCMNGLESYDAGTITVEGTTVDRRQRSIRAIRQQVSMVFQRFNLFPHRTALENVIEGPIYVKGEDPRAAAARGMALLGRVGLGEKADAYPASLSGGQQQRVAIARALAMQPKAILFDEPTSALDPELVGEVLSVMRSLADEGLTMVVVTHEMGFAREVADRVIFIDGGVIVEQGPAEAVLGAPQEPRTQDFLRRVLRPI from the coding sequence ATGGCCATGATCGAACTCGTCGACGTCAGGAAGAGCTTCGGCCAGAACCATGTGGTGCGCGGCTTCACCGCCCGGGTGGAGAAGGGCGAGGTGGTCTGCATCATCGGCCCCTCGGGCTCCGGCAAGTCGACCATCCTGCGCTGCATGAACGGCCTGGAGAGCTACGATGCCGGCACCATCACGGTGGAGGGCACGACGGTCGACCGGCGCCAGCGGTCGATCCGCGCGATCCGCCAGCAGGTGTCGATGGTGTTCCAGCGGTTCAACCTGTTCCCGCACCGCACGGCGCTCGAAAACGTCATCGAAGGGCCGATCTACGTGAAGGGCGAGGACCCTCGGGCCGCGGCCGCCCGCGGCATGGCGCTGCTCGGCCGGGTAGGCCTCGGCGAAAAGGCCGATGCCTATCCCGCTTCGCTGTCCGGCGGCCAGCAGCAGCGGGTGGCCATCGCCCGGGCGCTCGCCATGCAGCCGAAGGCCATCCTGTTCGACGAGCCGACCTCGGCGCTCGATCCGGAACTGGTCGGGGAGGTGCTGAGCGTCATGCGCAGCCTGGCCGACGAGGGCCTGACCATGGTGGTCGTGACCCATGAAATGGGCTTCGCGCGCGAGGTCGCCGACCGCGTCATCTTCATCGACGGCGGCGTCATCGTCGAACAGGGACCGGCCGAGGCAGTGCTCGGCGCGCCCCAGGAGCCACGCACGCAGGATTTCCTGCGCCGCGTGCTGCGCCCGATCTGA
- a CDS encoding hypothetical protein (Leu/Ile/Val-binding protein homolog 3 precursor) gives MPTLTRRAAVKGAAGTIIMPLAAPALRAQGPAIRIGLVQPMSGPLSAYGQETQPVVEMVAANINAGGGIRSLGGARLEIVLADNGGSPARAANEARRLVTQEKVSILAGAIITHEALAVGPALDELKVPMISFVSGTSRSPYLFSFGLPYDRGYAETMVTFLDALRKDHGARAQRIVTASSNYEAGQQITGFLTAKLKARGFDLVGDVPLDTKAQDLGAAMLKIRSLRPDAVVGLQTQRELLLLQRARYDLQYFDSIFISNLGVSDPSVWTDLGPEIGARVLPRNTFGLALYAPSLAIAPLTAIATQAKELPRLKHGLGQFSIFAAQAMLVIKEALEQAASVDPQKLTETLGRLELPFGHPAMILPRAGGVAFADDRLTRDASTLVVQWDADRTLQVVHPQQFATRKPAVTAR, from the coding sequence CATCATGCCGCTCGCCGCCCCCGCGCTGCGCGCCCAGGGCCCCGCCATCCGCATCGGCCTCGTCCAGCCGATGAGCGGCCCGCTCTCCGCCTATGGCCAGGAGACCCAGCCGGTGGTCGAGATGGTCGCGGCCAATATCAATGCGGGCGGCGGCATCAGGAGCCTCGGCGGCGCCCGGCTCGAAATCGTATTGGCCGACAATGGCGGCTCGCCCGCGCGCGCCGCGAACGAGGCCCGCCGGCTCGTCACCCAGGAGAAGGTGTCGATCCTCGCCGGTGCGATCATCACCCACGAGGCGCTCGCGGTCGGACCGGCCCTCGACGAGTTGAAGGTGCCGATGATCTCCTTCGTCTCGGGCACCAGCCGCTCGCCCTATCTGTTCTCCTTCGGCCTGCCCTATGACCGCGGCTATGCCGAGACCATGGTCACGTTCCTGGACGCGCTGCGCAAGGATCACGGCGCGCGGGCGCAGCGGATCGTCACCGCCAGTTCCAACTACGAGGCCGGCCAGCAGATCACCGGCTTCCTGACCGCCAAGCTGAAGGCGCGCGGCTTCGATCTCGTCGGCGACGTGCCGCTCGACACCAAGGCGCAGGACCTCGGCGCGGCCATGCTGAAGATCCGCTCGCTGCGTCCCGACGCGGTGGTCGGCCTGCAGACCCAGCGCGAGCTTCTGCTGCTCCAGCGCGCCCGCTACGACCTGCAATATTTCGACAGCATCTTCATCAGCAATCTCGGCGTCTCCGACCCCTCGGTCTGGACCGACCTCGGACCGGAGATCGGCGCGCGCGTGCTGCCGCGCAACACCTTCGGCCTGGCGCTTTATGCGCCGAGCCTGGCGATTGCCCCGCTCACCGCCATCGCGACGCAGGCCAAGGAGTTGCCGCGCCTGAAGCACGGCCTCGGCCAGTTCTCGATCTTCGCCGCCCAGGCCATGCTGGTCATCAAGGAAGCGCTCGAACAGGCCGCCTCCGTCGATCCGCAGAAGCTCACCGAGACGCTCGGCCGGCTGGAGTTGCCGTTCGGCCATCCCGCCATGATCCTGCCGCGTGCCGGCGGCGTCGCCTTCGCCGACGACCGCCTCACCCGCGACGCCTCGACCCTGGTCGTCCAGTGGGATGCCGACCGCACCCTGCAGGTGGTGCATCCGCAGCAGTTCGCCACCCGCAAGCCGGCCGTCACGGCCCGCTGA
- the paaF_6 gene encoding 2,3-dehydroadipyl-CoA hydratase, with amino-acid sequence MQDQPLTVTRSMDGRLAEIGFDTGTPANALSIEAMQALHDCALALQRDRDVTAVVLAGRPDRFSLGFDLKAAGGRLEVGLAERRELLSIGPRMCRAWAEIEAFTVAAVEGWCVGGGVALAVSLDLRVAGRSATFYVPEIERGMNMSWGSVPRIVNLVGPAKAKRIVVLAERIGAERALAWGLADEIAEDGAAVTLATTLARRAASLPPVAVRMCKQGIDLYANALSQAASGLDRDQYLLAMTGEDYAEGVASFLEKREPHWTGR; translated from the coding sequence ATGCAGGATCAGCCCCTCACCGTCACCCGCTCCATGGACGGCCGCCTGGCCGAGATCGGCTTCGACACCGGCACCCCGGCCAATGCGCTCTCGATCGAGGCGATGCAGGCGCTCCACGACTGCGCGCTCGCGCTGCAGCGCGATCGCGACGTGACCGCGGTGGTGCTGGCCGGGCGGCCGGACCGGTTCTCGCTCGGCTTCGACCTGAAGGCCGCCGGCGGCCGGCTGGAGGTCGGCCTCGCCGAACGTCGCGAGCTTCTGTCGATCGGCCCGCGCATGTGCCGCGCCTGGGCCGAGATCGAGGCCTTCACCGTCGCGGCCGTCGAAGGCTGGTGCGTCGGCGGCGGCGTCGCCCTCGCCGTCTCGCTCGACCTCAGGGTCGCCGGCCGGAGCGCCACCTTCTACGTGCCGGAGATCGAGCGCGGCATGAACATGAGCTGGGGTTCGGTGCCGCGCATCGTCAATCTCGTCGGCCCGGCCAAGGCGAAGCGCATCGTGGTGCTGGCCGAGCGGATCGGCGCCGAGCGGGCGCTGGCCTGGGGGCTGGCCGACGAGATCGCCGAGGACGGCGCCGCGGTGACGCTGGCGACGACGCTCGCGCGGCGCGCCGCCAGCCTGCCCCCGGTCGCCGTGCGCATGTGCAAGCAGGGCATCGATCTCTACGCCAATGCGCTGTCGCAGGCCGCCAGCGGGCTCGACCGCGACCAGTATCTGCTGGCCATGACCGGCGAGGACTACGCGGAAGGCGTCGCCTCGTTCCTGGAAAAGCGCGAGCCGCACTGGACCGGACGCTAG
- the puuB_4 gene encoding Gamma-glutamylputrescine oxidoreductase: MAVPFPLAPSLWATTAPPAAATPPLDQSVAVETCIVGGGYAGLSAALRLAERGVGVVLLESREPGWGASGRNGGQVIPGIKYDPSELVAKYGSAAGEALIRFVGATADKVFDLIARHGMEVPHVRAGWIQGAHNPAMVETVKRRAGEWAERGVAVTLYDADGMAAAVGARQYLAGWQDGRAGAIHPLAYARGLVRAAQKAGAQIHGDSRVVSIVKRGEVFEVATTQGPTVTARRVIVATGGYGDGLIPRLRETVIAPNSFIAATEPLGDNIAGSILPGGQVISDTRQLLLYFRRDHTNRLLMGGRGPFREPKSADDWGHLERAAVKLFPQIKGVAFDHRWCGRVTLTRDFLPHIHEPEPGLIVDIGCMGRGVGLQTAIGEALADYAATGDKAGLPFPVVPIAPLPFHALHKLYVSAIIGWYRMTDGGLKAST; the protein is encoded by the coding sequence ATGGCCGTACCGTTCCCGCTCGCGCCCTCGCTCTGGGCCACCACCGCGCCGCCGGCCGCGGCGACGCCGCCGCTCGACCAGTCGGTGGCGGTCGAGACCTGCATCGTCGGCGGCGGCTATGCCGGCCTGTCGGCGGCGCTGCGGCTCGCCGAGCGCGGCGTCGGCGTCGTGCTGCTGGAATCACGCGAGCCGGGCTGGGGCGCCTCCGGCCGCAATGGCGGCCAGGTCATCCCCGGCATCAAATACGACCCGAGCGAGCTCGTCGCCAAATATGGCTCGGCGGCGGGCGAGGCGCTGATCCGCTTCGTCGGCGCTACCGCCGACAAGGTGTTCGACCTGATCGCGCGGCACGGCATGGAGGTGCCGCATGTCCGAGCCGGCTGGATCCAGGGCGCGCACAACCCGGCCATGGTCGAGACGGTCAAGCGGCGCGCCGGCGAATGGGCCGAGCGCGGCGTCGCGGTGACGCTCTACGATGCCGACGGCATGGCCGCGGCGGTCGGCGCCCGGCAATATCTCGCCGGCTGGCAGGATGGCCGCGCCGGCGCGATCCATCCGCTCGCCTATGCCCGCGGCCTCGTCCGCGCCGCGCAGAAGGCGGGCGCCCAGATCCACGGCGACAGCCGCGTGGTGAGCATCGTCAAGCGCGGCGAAGTGTTCGAGGTGGCCACCACGCAAGGGCCGACGGTGACGGCGCGGCGGGTGATCGTGGCGACCGGCGGCTATGGCGACGGCCTGATCCCCAGGCTGCGCGAGACGGTGATCGCGCCGAACTCGTTCATCGCCGCCACCGAGCCGCTCGGCGACAACATTGCCGGCTCGATCCTGCCCGGCGGCCAGGTGATCTCGGACACCCGGCAATTGCTGCTCTATTTCCGGCGCGACCACACCAACCGCCTGCTGATGGGCGGCCGCGGGCCGTTTCGCGAGCCGAAATCGGCCGACGACTGGGGGCACCTGGAACGGGCCGCGGTGAAGCTGTTCCCGCAGATCAAGGGTGTCGCCTTCGATCACCGCTGGTGCGGCCGGGTGACGCTGACGCGGGATTTCCTGCCGCATATCCACGAGCCGGAGCCGGGGCTGATCGTCGATATCGGCTGCATGGGCCGCGGCGTCGGCCTGCAGACGGCGATCGGCGAGGCGCTGGCCGATTATGCCGCGACCGGCGACAAGGCGGGCCTGCCGTTCCCGGTCGTGCCGATCGCGCCGCTGCCGTTCCACGCGCTGCACAAGCTCTACGTCTCGGCGATCATCGGCTGGTACCGAATGACCGACGGCGGCCTGAAGGCTTCGACCTGA
- the puuR_5 gene encoding HTH-type transcriptional regulator PuuR, which yields MPGSVLPLPATVDREVGARIRALRQAKGLSLETVAAKANLSIGFVSQIERGLSSPSLKALASLADALGLPIAGLFEARAPAEDGQAVVVHADQRSVLQLWRSGIVKQLLTPDGPDAALNVFMIIMAPGASTGAEPYSHLGEEAGLVLEGAISLTVDDRSWTLKAGDSFRFESSRPHRFANAAEGESRVVWVNARTRA from the coding sequence ATGCCAGGCTCGGTCCTTCCCCTGCCCGCGACCGTCGACCGAGAGGTGGGCGCACGCATTCGCGCCCTGCGCCAGGCCAAGGGCCTGTCGCTGGAGACGGTCGCCGCCAAGGCCAACCTTTCGATCGGGTTCGTCAGCCAGATCGAGCGCGGCCTCTCCTCGCCCTCGCTGAAGGCCCTCGCCTCGCTCGCCGACGCGCTGGGGCTGCCCATTGCCGGCCTGTTCGAGGCGCGGGCTCCCGCCGAGGACGGCCAGGCCGTGGTCGTGCACGCCGATCAGCGCAGCGTGCTGCAGCTCTGGCGCTCCGGCATCGTCAAGCAACTCCTGACGCCCGACGGGCCGGATGCCGCCCTCAACGTCTTCATGATCATTATGGCGCCCGGCGCCTCGACCGGCGCCGAGCCCTACAGCCATCTCGGCGAGGAGGCCGGCCTGGTCCTCGAGGGCGCCATCAGCCTGACCGTCGACGACCGGTCCTGGACGTTGAAGGCCGGCGACAGCTTCCGGTTCGAAAGCTCCCGGCCGCACCGTTTCGCCAATGCCGCGGAGGGCGAGAGCCGGGTGGTCTGGGTCAATGCCCGGACCCGTGCCTGA
- a CDS encoding Nitroreductase family protein produces the protein MAGETPDMVLDRLLASRFSCRAYRPEAVPEATIRRILSIAQRTATWCNTQPWQVTITMPPATERLRKLLHARAAQGIDEESDLGWPREYRGVYLQRRRETGFALYDAVGIAKGDMAGRERQTLENFRLFGAPHLALITSDEALGPYGALDCGAYVANFLNAAEALGVGAIPQAALARHSRFLRGHFGLGDDRMVICGISFGFADRDAPVNGFRTTRAPIEDAVTFVAD, from the coding sequence ATGGCCGGCGAGACACCCGACATGGTTCTGGACCGCCTGCTGGCGAGCCGGTTCAGCTGCCGGGCCTATCGGCCGGAAGCGGTGCCGGAGGCCACCATCCGGCGGATCCTGTCGATCGCGCAGCGCACCGCGACCTGGTGCAACACGCAGCCCTGGCAGGTCACCATCACCATGCCGCCAGCCACCGAGCGCCTGCGCAAGCTGCTCCATGCGCGGGCGGCCCAGGGGATCGACGAGGAATCCGATCTCGGCTGGCCGCGCGAATATCGCGGCGTCTACCTGCAGCGCCGGCGCGAGACCGGCTTCGCGCTCTATGACGCGGTCGGCATCGCCAAGGGCGACATGGCCGGCCGCGAGCGCCAGACCCTGGAGAACTTCCGCCTGTTCGGCGCGCCGCATCTGGCGTTGATCACCTCGGACGAGGCGCTCGGCCCCTATGGCGCGCTCGATTGCGGCGCCTATGTCGCCAACTTCCTCAACGCCGCCGAGGCCTTGGGCGTCGGCGCCATCCCGCAGGCCGCCCTCGCCCGGCACTCGCGCTTCCTGCGCGGCCATTTCGGCCTCGGCGACGACCGCATGGTCATCTGCGGCATCTCCTTCGGCTTCGCCGACAGGGACGCACCGGTGAACGGCTTCCGCACCACCCGCGCGCCGATCGAGGATGCCGTCACCTTCGTCGCCGACTGA
- the glnH_3 gene encoding Glutamine-binding periplasmic protein precursor: MTRAIERRTFLATAGAGLAAAAIRPSHAQRQRLRVGSTPTGVPFTFLDTATNTIQGIMVDLITEVGKDAGFDVAVEPMQFSALIGALTSNRIDIISAAMFATDQRRQVIDFSDTVYTYGEGLMVPKTDTTDYADLAGLKGKVAGVQAGTAFVEPLKASGVFSDVRIYESIPDIMRDVNTGRLGAGFADFPIAAYNLQLGRFPEVRLVRSYKPAVTGSVAFGVRKADAELVRRLNTSLAKLKQDGTVKRVLAKWGQE, encoded by the coding sequence ATGACGCGCGCCATCGAACGCCGCACATTCCTTGCCACCGCGGGGGCCGGCCTTGCCGCCGCCGCGATCCGGCCGTCACACGCCCAGCGCCAGAGGCTGCGCGTCGGCTCGACGCCGACGGGCGTTCCCTTCACCTTCCTGGACACGGCGACCAACACCATCCAGGGCATCATGGTCGACCTGATCACCGAGGTCGGCAAGGATGCCGGTTTCGACGTCGCGGTCGAGCCGATGCAGTTCTCGGCACTGATCGGGGCGCTCACCTCCAACCGCATCGACATCATCTCGGCCGCCATGTTCGCGACCGATCAGCGCCGCCAGGTGATCGACTTCTCCGACACGGTCTACACCTATGGCGAGGGCCTGATGGTGCCGAAGACCGACACGACCGACTATGCCGACCTTGCCGGCCTCAAGGGCAAGGTTGCCGGCGTGCAGGCCGGCACCGCCTTCGTCGAGCCGCTGAAGGCATCGGGCGTCTTTTCCGACGTGCGCATCTACGAGAGCATTCCCGACATCATGCGCGACGTGAATACCGGCCGGCTCGGCGCCGGCTTCGCCGATTTCCCGATCGCAGCCTACAACCTGCAGCTCGGTCGGTTTCCGGAGGTGCGCCTGGTGCGCAGCTACAAGCCGGCGGTAACCGGCTCGGTCGCCTTCGGCGTGCGCAAGGCCGATGCGGAGCTCGTCAGGCGGCTCAACACCTCGCTCGCCAAGCTGAAGCAGGACGGCACGGTCAAGCGCGTGCTGGCCAAATGGGGCCAGGAATAG
- a CDS encoding hypothetical protein (Leu/Ile/Val-binding protein homolog 3 precursor) gives MSSITRRTVVAAATATLAAPLVRAQPRPIRIGMIQPMSGALSNYGQQGQPALDHVVKQINAGGGIAKFGGAPIELVLADDASQPARSATEARRLITQERVAMLMGTMTTPQSLAIGPVIDELKVPAVSIWAGTVRASHLYSLGLAFDRGYAQPIADFAGWLNRERGYGLKTAVMAFSNYEAGQQVNGFLKTRLKAHGIEAIDEVPLDTRAQDLTPAMVRIRSRKPDLVAGLILPRDGVLLQQARHSLAVHEPVFLSPGYGDISFWHDLGQAIGDAVLTRNLFALVGVSTGARLPALRRLVEEIQRQPGLHLSTAALQTAQAGRVLQAVLETAEAPEPAAVHAALARFQLPAGDPNLYLACPDGMRFGPDRMLTDSYGLLVQWRADKGQEVVYPAQFAAGEPRPRSR, from the coding sequence ATGTCCAGCATAACCCGCCGCACGGTCGTCGCGGCCGCCACGGCAACGCTCGCGGCCCCGCTCGTCCGTGCCCAGCCGCGGCCGATCCGCATCGGCATGATCCAGCCGATGAGCGGCGCCCTGTCGAACTATGGCCAGCAGGGCCAGCCGGCGCTCGACCACGTCGTCAAGCAGATCAATGCCGGCGGCGGCATCGCCAAATTCGGCGGCGCGCCGATCGAGCTCGTCCTGGCCGACGATGCCAGCCAGCCGGCGCGCAGCGCGACCGAGGCGCGCCGCCTGATCACCCAGGAGCGCGTGGCCATGCTGATGGGCACGATGACGACGCCGCAGAGCCTCGCCATCGGGCCGGTGATCGACGAGCTGAAAGTGCCGGCGGTGTCGATCTGGGCCGGAACCGTCCGCGCCAGCCACCTCTATTCGCTCGGCCTCGCCTTCGACCGCGGTTATGCCCAGCCGATCGCCGATTTCGCCGGCTGGCTCAACCGCGAGCGCGGCTACGGCCTGAAGACCGCGGTCATGGCCTTCTCCAACTACGAGGCCGGGCAGCAGGTCAACGGCTTCCTGAAGACCCGCCTCAAGGCCCATGGCATCGAGGCGATCGACGAGGTGCCGCTCGACACCCGCGCCCAGGATCTCACCCCCGCCATGGTGCGCATCCGCTCGCGCAAGCCCGATCTCGTCGCCGGCCTGATCCTGCCCCGCGACGGCGTGCTGCTGCAGCAGGCCCGGCATAGCCTCGCCGTGCACGAACCGGTCTTCCTGTCGCCTGGCTATGGCGACATCAGCTTCTGGCACGATCTCGGCCAGGCGATCGGCGATGCCGTGCTGACGCGCAACCTGTTCGCGCTGGTCGGCGTCTCGACGGGCGCGCGGCTGCCGGCGCTGCGCCGGCTGGTCGAGGAGATCCAGCGGCAGCCGGGCCTGCATCTGAGCACGGCGGCGCTGCAGACCGCACAGGCCGGCCGCGTGCTGCAGGCCGTGCTGGAAACCGCCGAAGCCCCCGAGCCGGCGGCGGTCCATGCCGCCCTCGCCCGCTTCCAGCTGCCGGCCGGCGATCCCAACCTCTACCTCGCCTGTCCGGACGGCATGCGCTTCGGCCCCGACCGGATGCTGACCGACAGCTACGGCCTGCTCGTCCAGTGGCGCGCCGACAAGGGCCAGGAGGTCGTCTATCCCGCCCAGTTCGCCGCCGGCGAACCGCGGCCGCGGTCGCGCTGA
- the yecS_3 gene encoding Inner membrane amino-acid ABC transporter permease protein YecS — translation MQTFYRQAVEFLPILAQGLWLTVVVTLGSLVLSTLLGLVWALMRVSGIRPLVVIAATVVNVIRGIPIIVQLFWIYFVLPDLGITLTALQAAIIGLGIAYSAYHAENFRAGIEAVDPGQIEAAQTIGMGWWMTMRRVVLPQAFRIILPPYGNIMVMMLKDSSQASTITVAELAQQGRLIAASTFQNSTVFTLVAMLYLAMCLPLIGLVSWLEKRFGRK, via the coding sequence ATGCAGACCTTCTATCGGCAGGCCGTCGAGTTTCTGCCCATCCTCGCCCAGGGTCTCTGGCTGACCGTCGTGGTCACGCTCGGCTCGCTGGTGCTGTCGACACTGCTCGGCCTCGTCTGGGCGCTGATGCGGGTGTCGGGCATCCGGCCGCTGGTGGTGATCGCGGCGACCGTCGTCAATGTGATCAGGGGCATTCCGATCATCGTCCAGCTGTTCTGGATCTATTTCGTGCTGCCCGATCTCGGCATCACGCTCACCGCCCTGCAGGCGGCGATCATCGGCCTCGGCATCGCCTATTCGGCCTACCACGCGGAGAATTTCCGGGCCGGCATCGAGGCCGTCGATCCAGGCCAGATCGAGGCGGCGCAAACCATCGGCATGGGCTGGTGGATGACCATGCGGCGCGTCGTGCTGCCGCAGGCCTTCCGCATCATCCTGCCGCCCTACGGCAACATCATGGTGATGATGCTGAAGGATTCCTCCCAGGCTTCCACCATCACGGTGGCCGAGCTTGCCCAGCAGGGCCGCCTGATCGCCGCCTCCACCTTCCAGAACAGCACGGTCTTCACGCTGGTCGCCATGCTCTATCTCGCCATGTGCCTGCCCCTGATCGGGCTCGTCTCCTGGCTCGAGAAGCGCTTCGGACGGAAGTGA